The Triticum aestivum cultivar Chinese Spring chromosome 4B, IWGSC CS RefSeq v2.1, whole genome shotgun sequence sequence CCCCGCCCAGTCTTACGTCCATTGGGGCAGAACAGCATCGGGGCTTCCTCGAATCCATTACATTGGCTCCTCTCATGGATTACGACGTGTTGTTGTCACTGGCGCCACCGCCGCTGCTGCCTACAACTTCTATGTACCAGATGCTTGCCATCAGGGCCGGATCATTCATGATAGGTAGTGTAATGCTCCCATCTTCTGTGTACAAATTTTCACATTAGACAAACATTTTGTTGCACATTGCATCCATTTTTTTAAATGTCCCAAAAAACATTTTTGGACTAGTGAATGTTTTTTTAAATGTAACATACATTTTTTCAATTATGAAACATTTTTTATTTGGGTGAAACTTTCTTAAACTATATAAACACTTTTTAAAATGGCATTTACATTTTTAAACACGTGTCATTTTTCACCACCTGGACATGGCCCTCACAGCAAGAGCAACATACAGTTGTAAAGGATAGGGAGGCATGTCTATGTATCTAGCTAACACGCATACATCCATCCACTGCCAATAAATTCAAATTAAACAAAGCCCGGACAACGTCAAAGCTTCTCTAGATTGTATCTTGCGAGTACATGCATTCGGTCCTATTTAAGCATCTCCCTCCTATATCTCTATATATCATTGAATTCTTTCCATAGATAGACACATCTCTATTGTTGCCCTAACATTTGTTCCACCCTAGCACACATTTCCCAAAGAGGCTTCGCCATGGCAAGCCACCTTCAAGTTCAgcagaaaaaacaacaactgaatCTGCCACCAGGGTTCGGGTTTCACCCGACGAACATGGAGATCATCATCTTCTACTTGGTCCCCAAGGTTCTGAAGAAAGCCTTCGACACGACGATGGTAAGGGAGGAGGATATGAAAAAGTACGAGCTATGGAATCTCCCAAATGAGGTAAACATGGGGGAGAAGGATCGATACTTCTTCTCCTAGAAAGACCTCAAGTACCCCACCAGGATACAGACTAACCGGGCCATGAACTCTGGCTATTGGAAGGCTACCGGAAAGGACAAGGAGATCATTCTACCGCTGACCTAAAGTCTCATCGGCATGAAGAATGGAGATGATGTTTACCCACGTTcgagccctctcgaagaggtaaaatcctacgtccttctttgattgtattgatatgcTAGAGTATCGAGTACAAGATGATCTATCTCAAGATCGTACGTTGTGTTTTAAACCCTAAGGCAAGCAATAGTGCCTCTATGGACAAAACCCCTTGGCTTATATAGCCACCGTTGGTACCTAGGGTTATAGATGGTCGTGGCCAATCCAGGAATAAACACACCAGTTGTTTGAGTAGTCCTTGAAGTATACACCTAGTCTTCGGCGGTGTTTGTCTTGGTCACGCTAGGGTTCGTAGCTTCTGGAGTCTTTCCTTGTGGATATCGGCGGGCCGTAAGCTCAGCCCTTGAACTGTGGGGCGTATAGGTAACTagcccctagtccaagacaccgtcagCTGAGTTGTAGCTTTTTTCACGAAAAAATGAGATTGGTTTTAGCTTTATATAACCATGCTTTGTGTATAAATCTTAATGAAGTTTTCCTAGCGATCATATATTTTGTACATGTCATCGAGCCGATCTTTTTAAATTGGGTGTGGCTAGATCTCAGTTGACTGAGACTTAATCAAGTCTAAGTCAAGTAACATAACAtgtaagaaagaagaagaaaaactaaaaagataattttgcacggatcttgacaTAAAATCCCATGAATATAGCATCGACCgagacttggttaagtcttagTGAACTGACATTTAGCAATCCCATTTCGAATTATGTAATATGGATCACAACTGGTATCACGTCGAGTGCTCTTGCATGTGCATTTAATTTTCTACACATACACTTTGACCTGTATCACATAAGTTCAATTAAACACTTGTCATAGTTTTTACATAATAAAAGGACAAACCTCTTTATCATAAGATGCACAGTGCGCGCAACCAAATTTATTACAATGAAATGGTAAAATGGCATCAACAAGTCGACTCTTTATGGAACCTTTGAGCTATTGGCGTAGAAGACAAGAGTAATAAAGCTcatctttttaaaaaaaaatcagacCAAATGTAGTTTTTTTTTACTGAACACAGTACATACATAGGCGTGCATATATAAGAGCATACGCTCATCCCTACGAACACACACGCAATTCAGATCAACTACCATCCAGACGCGAAAAGCCGCCGCGTTGTCCTACGACCGACTTGGGCGGCAGAGCTGCCAACACCATTCTAGCCTTCCTCCAGCTCCTCTTGCTCTCGCCGCCGCTAGCCAGGGACGCCGGAGCAAAGCCCCTCGCAATGGTCGGCGACAACAAGCACTCTCCAGCACGCCCATCTGCTCCTCCACATTCCTCTCTCGATTGGATCTCAATATCCGTGCAAGGctcacgccgccgccgctgtcctgGCTGGGCCTCCTTCCCGCGGCTCTTCCGGGGCTAGGCCTATTCCGATGTCAACGTCCATCCACGTGGACATGGTCCCTGCCTTCGGCGTGGTTGGGTAGTGCCTTGTCATATAGGGATCGACACGACAATGTTTGCCAGCGGCTTCGGCTGCCGCCGGCTGTACAATGGTGTGCTGTAGCTGGGAGGCTCCATGGTTGTTCTGGGTAGTCGTGTCCTCGTAGATGCCGGCTAGGACCGGATTTTTTCGGATTCGGCTTCTTCATCTCTGATGGCTGTGATGGCATGGATGACCAATGCGGCAGCAGGGACATCACTGCTGATTTCGGTGACCATGAGAAGATCTGCGTGAGGGATCCCCTCCTTAGATCCAGTGGTTGCCTTTGGCGGTGAGAGGCAATCTATGGACGACGACTTGATGCAAAGGATATGACTGTGCAGCGACGACGGTCGGTTTACAAGCTTTGCTGCATGTAGCTACTGGGATAGTGGAAAGGTGGTAGCGGCAACACATGATTGACTTCGACGAGCTCCAATGTGAAAACCTAGGCCTGATCCGAGTTGGTTATAGCCGGCAATGATCATGTTTTTgtatcgttaccttgttgaagagattgctctGATATGCTCGGACTAGTTcatcagggtgaaaacctagaatcTAACCTTTGTTGGTTGGATACAGTGACGGCGACACTTGAGCTTGACTCCCTTCCTGAAGGTGTTGCTGTTAAAGAACTTCATTGtccttgtggtgtcatgagatgATTGGTGTGAATATGATCTTTGTAGTAGTTTCTTAATTGCGGATTAGATCCCTTCGGGATACTTTTCCTCGCTTAGGAATAGCtatggtcttatatgactttgctatttgccagcgtgttctttttgtttgtgtttggtgttggttgtgtgcatcttaatTATGCATAGGCCGGGTATATTTTTGTTATGTTTTTAtccacttgatgcttcattttgaattaGTAAAATTCACCCTTTGCCGAAAACAACTATTCGTTAGATGTTGGGTAAACCCAAGAGATTAGCTGTGTTATTCATAATACACCAACAAAGTGGTCGATTGACCATATACATGGAAAACAAAGTGGCACATAAGGCATTACGACTAGGAAGAACTAACATTAATTATCAAAAACAAAGTGAATATTGGAAAGATAATTTAGACAACAGATATGTTAATCTCGTTGTCGGCATCTCTGTCGGCACTAACttcatggccttcttcttcttTATAATCATCAGGTGCTTCTTTTCTGATATTGACATGCCACGGCTTCTGAAACCTGTCTGCGAATGTCTCCATCCCCATGTTTGACAAGAGTAGCCAGACACGGGACAAGAGTTCCACACTATCGCTCATTTTTTGGGCGTGCAAGTATCCCCTGCACTTACTGGCAGAGTAGCATAGCATCTCGACCCATACCCCCTGGACGACCTCCCACCTCTCCCCTTCGTCCTGCAGCTCCAACAACTCTTTCTGAAGTCTTACTGCATTGTGGACAAGATTTCCCAAGGGTGACTTGTCGCCCAGTATCTGCTCGACATTATGGCAGGCAACGGTGAAGATACTGTCCCTGGTCCCGGGCATCAACATCTCAGGATGGATGCAGAGCAGGTAAGCCATGTAGCGTGATATCACCGCACCCCCAGTGGCGCACTTAGGAATGTTACCGGCGGTGGTGTAATCATAACAGAGGAGGTCCGTGGTGATGTGCCAGAGCAGGACGCTTCTATCGAACGCCATATTCAAGCTCCACCTGAGGTGAGGAAggctcctcttcctcagagtccAGTGGCCCTTGCGGCCATTGAAGTTCCTGAAACTAGCAGCATTGTGGATGTACTCTTTCCACCCATCCCTCACATATCCATGGACAAGCTGTAAAATTAGGGCAGAGCATCCTGGTGGTGCTTGTTctatataacaatgcatgttaaCATAGTCCTTGCAGGAGACAAGTGTGGCAAGCTTCATCAAAACAGTTGGCCGCTTGGCGCGATAACCACACGATATGAGGCTATGCTGGGAAACCTTGACAGATTCGGTGAATCTGATGAAAGGATCGAGCAAGAGAATTATGAATTCTAGCAACGTCGTACAAGAGAACAAGATGTAAGTTACCTTGACATCTGTTGCATTGTAGTCATGGTAGTGTTTGTGGCCTATGGAGAAGAGGATGACGGAAGCTAAGGCTAGGAATGGGAGCATCATGTAGAAGTGCTCAAAGGAGGAAAGGAGCATCATGTCCAATATGTGATGTGCATGTCGGAAATCAAGGGCAATGAATTCCCGTAAGATTTTAATCCGACTAGAGTATGGAACTGGTATGTCTGCAAGTAGCCTGTAGACATACTTGTCCACCAAACAGTGTTGAGCTAGTTTTACCGTTGCGTCTTGATCATGGGCTAACTCTGACTCTAATACGCACTTTCTTGCTTCTTGTGAAAATTCTTGAAGATAAATGTCCTTCTCTTCGGCTGCTGCTTCTGGTAATCCACTTGACTTAGATCCATAGCTGTATCCGGAAGTGCAGACCTGCCAAAAACGTGCAACCATACCTTGTTTCCTTAGCGCGGATGGAGACAAATAGGCAACCATGGCACTGATACTGGAGCCCTGGAGAGCCCATGGCTTCTGGCAGGATCTGATGATCCCAACGACAAACATCAAGATTGCGGCCTGCAGCAACTTCTTGTCGCCGGACCACGACTTGCAGAAGACGTAGAGGGCGACGGTGATCTGGGATGCCACGGTTATCGCATGCCGCACCCACAGCTCGTTGTCTTGGATGCTGTAGGCAGTCATGGTGTGCTGGCCGCCGAGGTGGATGAGGAGGACAGGCGCCCATACGACCTCCAGGCCGCTCCCGCTCCCATCGCCGGGTGGCTGCCGGGGGCGGTTGAAGAGGGCGGCGAGCGCGTATATCGCCAGAGCATCCCCACCGAGGTAGGCAAGCCAGATGAAGAGCCTGAGCCAAGCTGGAAGAGCACGCCTGCGCAccatgccggagaagaagaggaagtACTGGATGAAGAGGCTGCCCAGCGTCAGAACGCGCAGGTGCCATCCATCCCACCATTGCAGAGCACCGGAGAAACCCatcatctcctctctatctcttcctCTCTTATTAGCTTATTAAGCATGTACAAATGTTCAGCGAGAGAGCCTTCGTCTCTAGTATCTATCCTCTCCGGCCGACCTAGGTATATGAAGGAATAAAAAAACTGTGTTCCTTGAGTGCTCCTGATGCTAACGTGTTCGTGATCACGTCCTTTCAAGGATTCTACTCATACGCATCCCTTGCTTCTTCGTGTTGGTATAGAATCTTCAACTTTTCCCTTTAAAATTGAAGATTCATGGGTCTCTTGCCAATTGCGTTTGCGTTTTCAGCAA is a genomic window containing:
- the LOC123089825 gene encoding NAC domain-containing protein 92-like, whose translation is MEIIIFYLVPKVLKKAFDTTMVREVDMKKYELWNLPNEKKQQLNLPPGFGFHPTNMEIIIFYLVPKVLKKAFDTTMVREEDMKKYELWNLPNEVNMGEKDRYFFS